A stretch of the Perca fluviatilis chromosome 17, GENO_Pfluv_1.0, whole genome shotgun sequence genome encodes the following:
- the LOC120544969 gene encoding corticotropin-releasing factor-binding protein has protein sequence MRVMERTFREQLFFLVLCLSVLKGDSRYIENNEISKDELFSFFNSELKRETPEELMYRRPLRCLDMVAVEGQFTFTAERPQLSCAAFFMAEPNEVLTVDYDNVDIDCRGGDLITVFDGWVMKGEKFPSSQDHPLPLYERYVDYCDSGSVRRSVRSSQNVAMVFFRIHNTGSSFTLTVRKHINPFPCNVISQSPEGSYTMVIPQQHRNCSFSIIYPVAIDVSEFSLGHYNNFPKRSMPGCAESGDFVQLLGGNGIDTSKLLPITDLCISFTGPTHMKIGCDNTVVRMVSSGKFVSRVSFSYRLLDSQELQTIKLNNVEDFCFNN, from the exons ATGCGTGTTATGGAGCGCACTTTCCGAGAGCAGCTCTTCTTTCTggtgttgtgtctgtctgtactcAAGGGAGACTCCAGATATATAGAG aacAATGAGATCTCTAAAGatgaattattttcatttttcaactCGGAACTCAAGAGAGAAACACCTGAAGAGTTAATGTACCGACGACCTTTAC GTTGTCTGGACATGGTTGCAGTGGAGGGTCAGTTCACCTTCACAGCAGAGCGCCCTCAGCTCAGCTGTGCTGCTTTCTTCATGGCAGAGCCCAACGAAGTGCTCACTGTGGATTATGACAATGTTGACATCGACTGCAGGGGAGGGGACTTAATCACG GTGTTTGACGGCTGGGTGATGAAAGGAGAGAAGTTCCCGAGCTCCCAGGATCACCCGCTGCCTCTGTACGAGCGCTATGTGGATTACTGTGACTCAGGATCAGTGAGGAGAAGCGTGCGCTCCTCTCAGAACGTGGCCATGGTCTTCTTCCGCATTCACAACACTGGCAGCAGCTTCACCCTGACAGTGAGGAAACACATCAATCCTTTCC CCTGTAATGTCATCTCCCAGTCACCAGAGGGCAGTTACACAATGGTGATCCCGCAGCAGCACAGGAACTGCAGCTTCTCCATCATCTATCCAGTGGCGATCGACGTCTCAGAGTTCAGCCTGGGACACTACAACAACTTTCCCAAG AGGTCCATGCCTGGTTGTGCAGAATCAGGAGATTTTGTGCAGCTGCTGGGAGGAAACGGCATCGACACATCCAAGCTGCTGCCCATCACAGACCTCTGCATCTCCTTCACTGGACCCA CCCACATGAAGATCGGCTGTGATAACACAGTGGTGAGGATGGTGTCCAGCGGGAAATTTGTCAGCCGAGTGTCTTTCAGCTACAGGCTACTGGACAGCCAGGAACTGCAGACGATCAAACTCAACAACGTGGAGGATTTCTGTTTCAACAACTGA